Proteins co-encoded in one Halorussus vallis genomic window:
- a CDS encoding RNA-guided endonuclease InsQ/TnpB family protein, which produces MYYAYKYRLRPSVTHRKELDRHRDICRQLYNHTLYRLNEYQDEHGELPSMTTLRSELPDLKTWWEGLSDVYSKVLQTVVERLFDNLKSLSKLKQNGYSVGALKWKPPREFRSFTYNQSGFKLDKKGGQTVLSLSKLADIPIRLHRAIPDDAKFKQVTLKKEPTGEWFATFGVEINREPPDLSENPEQCVGIDVGILTYAHDTDGMAVESLDLSDERKQLEREQRKLSRKQHGSNNYEKQRRRVAECHADLKRKRRDFLHKLSNYYAREYDLVAVEDLNVRGMLESPSNSRNTASAAWRTFLSLLEYKCEREGTHFVAVNPRGTTKECAACGVSTHKPLWVREHSCPACGFESDRDANAAWNILSRGLEDVGVGHSEGTPVETALPVDTSVSAKRVVETGSPTLKERTASDVSE; this is translated from the coding sequence ATGTACTACGCCTACAAATATCGACTCAGACCGTCCGTCACCCACCGCAAGGAGTTGGACCGCCACCGCGATATTTGCAGGCAACTCTATAACCACACGCTCTACCGCCTCAACGAGTACCAAGATGAACACGGCGAACTGCCGTCCATGACCACCCTACGGTCCGAGCTGCCCGACCTCAAGACATGGTGGGAAGGCCTTTCGGACGTGTACTCGAAGGTACTCCAGACCGTCGTTGAACGGCTGTTCGACAACCTCAAAAGTCTCTCCAAACTCAAGCAGAACGGCTACAGCGTTGGTGCGCTCAAGTGGAAGCCACCACGGGAATTCCGCAGTTTCACGTACAACCAGTCTGGCTTCAAGCTCGACAAGAAGGGCGGTCAGACTGTCCTGTCACTCTCGAAACTCGCGGACATTCCGATACGGCTGCACCGCGCCATCCCTGACGACGCGAAGTTCAAGCAAGTCACACTCAAGAAGGAGCCGACGGGCGAGTGGTTCGCCACCTTCGGTGTCGAGATAAACCGTGAGCCACCCGACCTGTCCGAGAATCCCGAGCAGTGCGTTGGCATTGACGTGGGGATTCTCACATACGCTCACGACACCGACGGCATGGCAGTCGAATCGCTCGACCTCTCCGACGAACGCAAGCAGTTAGAACGCGAACAACGGAAGCTCTCGCGGAAGCAACACGGATCGAACAATTATGAGAAGCAACGGCGTCGGGTCGCGGAGTGTCACGCCGACCTGAAACGGAAGCGCCGTGACTTCCTCCACAAGCTCTCAAATTATTATGCTAGGGAGTACGACCTTGTTGCAGTTGAAGATTTGAACGTGAGGGGGATGCTGGAGTCGCCGTCGAACAGCCGCAACACCGCCTCAGCCGCGTGGCGGACGTTCCTCTCGCTGCTCGAATATAAGTGTGAGCGAGAGGGGACGCACTTCGTCGCGGTGAACCCGAGAGGGACGACCAAAGAGTGCGCGGCGTGTGGCGTTTCGACGCACAAGCCATTGTGGGTCCGTGAGCACTCCTGTCCTGCCTGCGGGTTTGAGTCGGACAGAGACGCGAACGCGGCGTGGAACATCCTGTCTCGCGGCCTCGAAGATGTAGGAGTGGGACACTCCGAAGGAACGCCTGTGGAGACTGCGCTCCCTGTGGATACGTCCGTGTCTGCAAAGCGCGTCGTCGAAACAGGAAGCCCTACCCTCAAGGAGCGAACAGCGTCAGACGTGAGCGAGTAG
- a CDS encoding MFS transporter codes for MDRTSDVRFSRWWLVAVAAVAMGAAGTYQFAWSSIRIPLGTRLAAPEVALGTVFTLFVVLQTVSQFPAGWVRDRFGPRIPTAVGALSLVAGYAGTAWAPTIEYVYLFYGIAGVGAGTIYTVAINTPVKWFDERRGLATGVVGLAYAGLSFVLIPFVRESVADDFGRTMLGLAALVGVLTLAAVPFLRDPADEDADAGEVGSDGGTVREDADAAVAPDAGEYTWREAVRTWQFWLLYAVFVAVNGAGLMVIAKVVAFAEAMALPAAATVAASLVALGDGAGVLVGGTASDRFGRERTITVSLVVCGVCLAGAAAAAVEGRSMAFVGLVTAAAFFRSPVFAVVPSLVGDYYGTSHSSENYAVLYSSKLWGGVGGGTVASALVVRLGWDSTFFLAAILVVLAGFGTYFLRPVDSDRS; via the coding sequence ATGGACAGGACGTCCGACGTTCGATTCTCGCGCTGGTGGCTCGTGGCGGTCGCCGCGGTGGCGATGGGCGCGGCCGGAACGTACCAGTTCGCGTGGTCGTCGATACGGATACCGCTGGGGACGAGGCTGGCGGCCCCCGAGGTCGCGCTCGGGACCGTGTTCACACTCTTCGTCGTCCTGCAGACCGTCTCGCAGTTCCCCGCCGGGTGGGTCCGCGACCGCTTCGGCCCCCGAATCCCGACGGCCGTGGGGGCGCTCTCGCTGGTCGCCGGATACGCGGGGACGGCCTGGGCACCGACCATCGAGTACGTATACCTGTTCTACGGAATCGCCGGGGTCGGGGCCGGGACGATATACACCGTCGCCATCAACACGCCGGTGAAGTGGTTCGACGAGCGACGCGGGTTGGCCACGGGCGTGGTCGGACTCGCCTACGCCGGACTGAGTTTCGTCCTGATTCCGTTCGTTCGGGAGAGCGTCGCCGACGACTTCGGGCGGACGATGCTCGGACTGGCGGCGCTCGTCGGCGTCCTGACGCTCGCGGCCGTCCCGTTTCTCAGGGACCCGGCCGACGAGGACGCCGACGCCGGCGAGGTCGGGAGCGACGGCGGCACCGTCCGGGAGGACGCAGACGCGGCGGTCGCGCCCGACGCGGGGGAGTACACCTGGCGCGAAGCGGTCCGGACGTGGCAGTTCTGGCTGCTCTACGCGGTGTTCGTCGCGGTCAACGGCGCCGGCCTGATGGTCATCGCGAAGGTCGTGGCGTTCGCCGAGGCGATGGCTCTCCCGGCGGCGGCCACCGTCGCGGCGTCGCTGGTCGCGCTGGGGGACGGCGCCGGGGTCCTCGTCGGCGGCACCGCCTCGGACCGGTTCGGACGCGAACGGACCATCACCGTCTCGCTCGTCGTCTGCGGCGTCTGTCTCGCGGGCGCCGCGGCCGCGGCGGTCGAGGGGCGCTCGATGGCGTTCGTCGGCCTCGTCACCGCGGCCGCGTTCTTCCGCAGTCCCGTCTTCGCGGTGGTGCCGAGCCTCGTCGGCGACTACTACGGGACGAGTCACTCCTCGGAGAACTACGCCGTCCTCTACTCGTCGAAGCTGTGGGGCGGGGTCGGCGGCGGAACCGTCGCCAGCGCCCTCGTCGTCCGTCTCGGGTGGGACTCGACGTTCTTCCTGGCGGCGATTCTGGTGGTGCTCGCCGGATTCGGGACCTACTTCCTGCGGCCGGTGGATTCCGACCGGTCGTAG
- a CDS encoding DUF7535 family protein, with the protein MSHQVSRYSGFRSNSEMGIIGYIVAAGVMIVMLPVLPFLAVLWLLRKLGGGQPSPA; encoded by the coding sequence ATGTCCCACCAAGTGTCCCGGTACTCCGGATTCCGGTCGAACAGCGAGATGGGCATTATCGGATACATCGTCGCGGCGGGCGTCATGATAGTGATGCTCCCCGTCCTGCCGTTCCTCGCCGTGCTGTGGCTCCTGCGGAAACTCGGCGGCGGCCAGCCGTCGCCGGCGTAG
- a CDS encoding P-loop NTPase — MVEAFAVASGKGGTGKTTTTVALGMALAAEYDVTVVDADTGMANLLFHTGLTDADATLHDLLVEETAASVDEAVYERFGMRVVPCGTSLSGFEAADPERLRSVVADLAADADVLLLDSPAALGSKSAVLPVVLADRVVVVLQPTIPALSDGLKVQEYAHSYGTDTAGVLFNKVHDDEDVAGVADKSERYFDGPTLATVPDDPAARSARQAGEPLLAHAPDSPAAVAYREAAAALDVQAGESDDVAERFRSAVVPDSP, encoded by the coding sequence ATGGTCGAAGCCTTCGCGGTGGCGAGCGGGAAGGGCGGCACCGGCAAGACCACCACGACGGTGGCGCTCGGGATGGCGCTGGCCGCCGAGTACGACGTGACGGTCGTCGACGCCGACACCGGGATGGCGAACCTGCTGTTCCACACCGGCCTGACCGACGCCGACGCGACCCTCCACGACCTACTCGTCGAGGAGACCGCGGCGTCGGTCGACGAGGCGGTCTACGAGCGCTTCGGCATGCGCGTCGTCCCCTGCGGAACGAGTCTGTCGGGGTTCGAAGCCGCCGACCCCGAGCGCCTGCGGTCGGTGGTCGCCGACCTCGCGGCCGACGCCGACGTCCTCCTGCTCGACTCGCCCGCCGCGCTCGGGTCGAAAAGCGCCGTGTTGCCGGTGGTGCTCGCCGACCGCGTCGTGGTCGTGCTCCAGCCGACGATTCCGGCGCTGAGCGACGGGCTGAAGGTCCAGGAGTACGCCCACTCCTACGGCACCGACACCGCGGGCGTCCTGTTTAACAAGGTTCACGACGACGAGGACGTGGCCGGCGTCGCCGACAAGAGCGAGCGCTACTTCGACGGCCCGACGCTCGCGACGGTCCCCGACGACCCCGCGGCGCGGTCGGCCCGGCAGGCCGGCGAACCCTTGCTCGCGCACGCCCCCGACAGTCCGGCCGCGGTCGCCTACCGGGAGGCCGCCGCCGCGCTCGACGTGCAGGCGGGCGAATCGGACGACGTGGCCGAGCGCTTCCGGAGCGCGGTCGTGCCCGACTCACCATGA
- a CDS encoding ABC transporter substrate-binding protein gives MTVTVDFQLNWEPNGFQAPYFLARERGFYEDEGLDVRFVEGHGSPFAAEQAGKGRREFALAGGSAVLSVRSRGAEPLAVAAVTQKTPAAVYALRDVFGERLERPDQLAGRTVAPSATKTRILTAQLLENAGVRDDVELAAVDEHTHHRVQHRLLDGEVDAAVGVVTNGHELQREHGRTADELPIGDHLDVYGMTLVTNPEFAATNPDTVRAFLRATARGWVAATNEPDEAVDALVARNATLERTRDVERRKFGVAADELQWTDHVREAGWGNHDAERWRTLAGTLSETDLLDGPVDPDETWTNEYLDRDADAIRVYAEQTDA, from the coding sequence ATGACGGTCACAGTCGACTTCCAGCTCAACTGGGAACCGAACGGGTTCCAGGCCCCCTACTTCCTTGCGCGCGAGCGGGGGTTCTACGAGGACGAAGGCCTCGACGTCCGATTCGTCGAGGGCCACGGCTCGCCGTTCGCCGCCGAACAGGCCGGGAAGGGCCGGCGCGAGTTCGCGCTCGCCGGCGGGAGCGCGGTGCTCTCGGTCCGGAGTCGTGGGGCGGAGCCGCTCGCGGTGGCCGCGGTGACTCAGAAGACCCCCGCCGCGGTATACGCGCTCCGGGACGTCTTCGGGGAGCGCCTAGAGCGTCCCGACCAGTTGGCGGGTCGGACTGTCGCCCCCTCGGCCACCAAGACGCGAATCCTCACCGCACAACTGCTTGAGAACGCCGGCGTGCGCGACGACGTCGAACTGGCGGCCGTGGACGAACACACCCACCACCGCGTGCAGCACAGGCTACTCGACGGGGAGGTCGACGCCGCGGTGGGCGTCGTCACCAACGGCCACGAACTCCAGCGAGAGCACGGCCGAACGGCCGACGAGTTACCCATCGGCGACCACCTCGACGTCTACGGGATGACGCTCGTGACGAACCCGGAGTTCGCGGCGACCAACCCCGACACCGTCAGGGCGTTCCTCCGAGCGACCGCCCGCGGTTGGGTCGCCGCCACGAACGAACCGGACGAGGCCGTCGACGCGCTGGTTGCGCGCAACGCCACCCTCGAACGGACGCGGGACGTCGAACGCCGGAAGTTCGGAGTCGCCGCCGACGAACTCCAGTGGACCGACCACGTCCGCGAGGCCGGATGGGGCAACCACGACGCCGAGCGCTGGCGAACGCTCGCGGGGACGCTCTCGGAGACAGACCTCCTCGACGGTCCGGTCGACCCCGACGAAACCTGGACGAACGAGTACCTGGACCGGGACGCCGACGCGATTCGGGTGTACGCCGAGCAGACCGACGCCTGA
- a CDS encoding ABC transporter substrate-binding protein: MDVQEKQAAFDEQHEAPGDRPVMRARFEHNGSPRYLLYAIKRLGLDRDHGFHLDVELVSDETEDGLETVEAKLQGGDADLIDIDYLSTARERAEGAPIVGFHPYGRTVGSLIAAPGSDVEGLADLRDRRVGVVRRLDKNWILTRAACRRDHDFDPEAAATSVEAGSKVELSRMLRAGEVDAGLQFWQIVPELTETGDCREVVPMAELVQRLSGTDGTLPISTFLTSERYLADRPKAVGGFRDAYRDAVSRLREDDDLWTEIGDRLMDTDDPRTIRAIRDGWREMVVADWDRETLAGMNRLFDHLLDVAGADVLGVDRIPNDAFTTEVGR, from the coding sequence ATGGACGTCCAGGAGAAGCAGGCCGCGTTCGACGAACAGCACGAAGCGCCCGGCGACAGACCGGTGATGCGCGCCCGGTTCGAGCACAACGGAAGTCCGCGGTACCTCCTGTACGCTATCAAGCGACTCGGACTCGACCGGGACCACGGCTTCCACCTCGACGTGGAACTCGTCTCCGACGAGACCGAAGACGGACTGGAGACCGTCGAGGCCAAGCTACAAGGGGGCGACGCCGACCTGATAGACATCGACTACCTCTCGACCGCCCGCGAACGTGCGGAGGGCGCTCCCATCGTCGGGTTCCACCCCTACGGTCGCACCGTCGGCTCGCTCATCGCCGCGCCCGGGTCAGACGTCGAGGGGCTGGCCGACCTCCGGGACCGCCGCGTCGGCGTCGTCCGGCGGCTCGACAAGAACTGGATTCTCACGCGGGCAGCCTGCCGACGGGACCACGACTTCGACCCCGAGGCGGCGGCGACCTCGGTCGAGGCCGGCTCGAAGGTCGAACTCTCGCGGATGCTCCGGGCGGGCGAGGTGGACGCCGGCCTCCAGTTCTGGCAGATCGTCCCGGAACTGACCGAAACCGGCGACTGCAGGGAAGTCGTCCCGATGGCGGAGTTGGTCCAGCGGCTCTCGGGCACCGACGGCACGCTCCCGATTTCGACGTTCCTTACGAGCGAGCGCTACCTCGCCGACCGGCCCAAGGCGGTCGGCGGCTTCCGGGACGCCTACCGGGACGCCGTGTCGAGACTCCGGGAGGACGACGACCTCTGGACCGAAATCGGGGACCGGCTGATGGACACCGACGACCCGCGTACGATTCGCGCGATTCGCGACGGCTGGCGCGAGATGGTGGTCGCCGACTGGGACCGCGAGACCCTGGCGGGGATGAACCGACTCTTCGACCACCTGCTCGACGTCGCGGGGGCCGACGTGCTGGGCGTCGACCGGATTCCCAACGACGCCTTCACGACGGAGGTCGGCCGATGA
- a CDS encoding ABC transporter substrate-binding protein → MPERTTVRLFHLPFSFMLPQRVASDRGYFGDEGLEVELVERDREEVERKYIPAEETLTDDYDVDLYPICKWESLKRTWDMRDGKVVAKGTFADQPYAVFTRPDTGIETPEDLAGVPVAVNRRTGQEYTAIRALEAHVAAEEVTLEHHGMPTDRLRALRDREVDAATLLEPHSTLAEELGFERVTEFENHMGIVGGERLTGETLRKFMRGYRRAVEAVNENPENYRELYLDMLEKDESVAPTLFEEVDVDAVREKITVPEYETPELADYDELREHLDWMKARDLVDEEAEIRSIVAPGGRP, encoded by the coding sequence ATGCCCGAACGAACGACCGTTCGGCTGTTCCACCTTCCGTTCTCGTTCATGCTACCGCAGCGAGTGGCGAGCGATCGGGGGTACTTCGGGGACGAGGGGTTGGAGGTAGAACTTGTCGAGCGCGACCGCGAAGAGGTCGAGCGCAAGTACATTCCGGCCGAGGAGACGCTGACGGACGACTACGACGTGGACCTCTACCCCATCTGTAAGTGGGAGAGCCTCAAGCGCACGTGGGACATGCGGGACGGGAAAGTCGTAGCCAAGGGGACGTTCGCCGACCAGCCCTACGCCGTGTTCACGCGCCCGGACACCGGTATCGAAACCCCCGAAGACCTCGCGGGGGTTCCGGTCGCGGTGAACCGTCGAACCGGCCAGGAGTACACCGCGATTCGCGCGCTCGAAGCGCACGTGGCCGCCGAGGAAGTGACGCTCGAACACCACGGCATGCCGACCGACCGACTCCGGGCGCTCCGCGACCGGGAGGTCGACGCCGCGACCCTGCTCGAACCGCACAGCACGCTCGCCGAGGAACTGGGGTTCGAACGGGTGACCGAGTTCGAGAACCACATGGGAATCGTGGGCGGGGAGCGTCTCACGGGCGAGACCCTCCGGAAGTTCATGCGGGGCTACCGGCGCGCGGTCGAGGCCGTCAACGAGAACCCCGAGAACTACCGCGAACTGTACCTGGACATGCTCGAGAAGGACGAGTCGGTCGCGCCGACCCTCTTCGAGGAGGTCGACGTGGACGCGGTCCGCGAGAAGATAACCGTCCCGGAGTACGAGACGCCCGAACTGGCCGACTATGACGAACTCCGCGAGCACCTCGACTGGATGAAGGCTCGCGACCTCGTCGACGAGGAAGCCGAGATTCGTTCCATCGTCGCGCCCGGGGGGCGGCCGTGA
- a CDS encoding cupin domain-containing protein codes for MDQVHLTARETEEAVDGVHFTQLAAGENMSIQHFRIDAGATIPEHTHDHEQLGYMTSGELVAVVDGEEYRFGPDDSYCFLSGEPHAAENRGDESAVGIGIYSPPRREADWK; via the coding sequence ATGGACCAGGTGCACTTGACCGCCCGAGAGACCGAGGAGGCAGTCGACGGCGTTCACTTCACGCAACTGGCCGCGGGGGAGAACATGAGCATCCAGCACTTCCGAATCGACGCGGGGGCGACGATTCCGGAGCACACCCACGACCACGAGCAGCTGGGTTACATGACGAGTGGGGAACTGGTGGCCGTCGTGGACGGCGAGGAGTATCGCTTCGGCCCTGACGATTCGTACTGCTTCCTGAGCGGGGAGCCACACGCCGCCGAGAACAGGGGCGACGAATCCGCGGTCGGCATCGGCATCTACAGTCCGCCGCGCCGAGAGGCCGACTGGAAGTGA
- a CDS encoding VOC family protein, with product MRGVDHINVDVDDLTVCLEFYRETLALELLRSPEEFRGEHAMFRAGETVVTLAETNRAEGWHERGLDHPLDKAHVAFEADRERYEALIDRLDGQFPKQGPYDWDEFEGFYFLDPDGNLLEVVTYESLDGERERPLLTHDDVE from the coding sequence ATGCGGGGCGTAGACCACATCAACGTCGACGTCGACGACCTGACGGTCTGCCTCGAGTTCTACCGGGAGACGCTGGCTCTCGAACTCCTGCGGTCGCCGGAGGAGTTCCGCGGCGAGCACGCCATGTTCCGCGCCGGCGAGACCGTCGTCACGCTGGCGGAGACGAACCGGGCCGAGGGGTGGCACGAACGAGGACTCGACCACCCGCTCGACAAGGCCCACGTCGCGTTCGAGGCCGACCGCGAGCGCTACGAGGCCCTGATCGACCGACTCGACGGTCAGTTCCCGAAACAGGGTCCGTACGACTGGGACGAGTTCGAGGGGTTCTACTTCCTCGACCCCGACGGGAACCTCCTGGAAGTCGTCACCTACGAGTCGCTCGACGGCGAGCGCGAGCGGCCGCTTTTGACCCACGACGACGTCGAGTGA
- a CDS encoding aldehyde ferredoxin oxidoreductase family protein, translating into MLRANGTLLTIDLSERESRTEDVDDVLASFVGGRGVATKLAHDRIPFDADPLGRRNRLYFSSGPLQQSRMSFTGRMNATAVSPLTGGIRSTNAGGFLSRNFVETGHAAVEIVGESDDLLAVHVTDDGVTFEEVPALEGATVSETSEYVETERDLGSEHLVTAGPAGENLVRYAAMMTSDTRAFGRGGLGAVMGAKNLKCVSFAGDSAPEVDVPDIQAAVHRDAANADDIMKRQGTTGSTELINDEFSLPTRYFSEFSFEDAAEIGGNAVEAKKYRRGTCSQCAFACKLPTREEERGLETEGPEFETVFSFGSNAGVGDVVDVMKSNSLCDELGLDTISCGVTVSAYLASVDEFGNAELVHDLVEKIARREGVGDLLAEGVARIHDELGVENWTSKGLEFAAHDGRVINGQGLSYATSNSGADHMYSEILTAEYSGELDPEGLDGKASFLVESENAAAFKDSAVVCAFSSGYVGEERLEELFDAEYGTLLDVGARVVELERHFNNRRGFDRSDDVLPYDLPGFEAALEEYYEARGWNGDGRVPEGRVESGD; encoded by the coding sequence ATGCTCCGGGCGAACGGTACGCTACTGACAATCGACCTGAGCGAGCGCGAGAGCCGCACCGAGGACGTCGACGACGTGCTGGCGTCGTTCGTCGGCGGCCGAGGCGTCGCCACCAAGTTGGCCCACGACAGGATTCCGTTCGACGCCGACCCGCTCGGCCGCCGGAATCGGCTCTACTTCTCGTCAGGACCGCTCCAGCAGTCCCGGATGAGCTTCACCGGTCGGATGAACGCCACGGCGGTTTCGCCGCTCACCGGCGGCATCCGCTCGACCAACGCGGGCGGATTCCTCTCGCGGAACTTCGTCGAGACCGGCCACGCGGCGGTCGAAATCGTCGGCGAGAGCGACGACCTTCTCGCGGTTCACGTCACCGACGACGGGGTGACGTTCGAGGAGGTGCCCGCTCTCGAAGGCGCGACCGTCTCCGAGACCAGCGAGTACGTCGAGACCGAGCGCGACCTCGGCTCCGAACACCTCGTCACCGCCGGGCCGGCCGGCGAGAACCTGGTCAGGTACGCGGCGATGATGACCTCCGACACCCGGGCGTTCGGCCGAGGCGGACTCGGTGCGGTGATGGGGGCGAAGAACCTGAAGTGCGTCAGCTTCGCGGGCGACTCGGCCCCGGAGGTCGACGTGCCGGACATCCAGGCGGCGGTCCACCGCGACGCCGCGAACGCCGACGACATCATGAAGCGACAGGGGACGACCGGCAGCACCGAACTCATCAACGACGAGTTCTCGCTGCCGACCAGGTACTTCTCGGAGTTCTCCTTCGAGGACGCCGCGGAAATCGGCGGGAACGCGGTCGAGGCGAAGAAGTACCGCCGCGGGACCTGCTCGCAGTGTGCGTTCGCCTGCAAGCTCCCGACCCGCGAGGAGGAACGCGGCCTCGAAACCGAGGGTCCCGAGTTCGAGACGGTGTTCTCGTTCGGGAGTAACGCCGGCGTCGGCGACGTGGTGGACGTGATGAAGTCCAACAGCCTCTGCGACGAACTCGGACTCGACACCATCTCCTGCGGGGTCACCGTCTCGGCGTACCTCGCCAGCGTGGACGAGTTCGGCAACGCCGAACTCGTCCACGACCTCGTCGAGAAGATCGCCCGCAGGGAGGGCGTGGGCGACCTGCTGGCGGAGGGCGTGGCCCGAATCCACGACGAACTCGGCGTCGAGAACTGGACGTCGAAGGGCCTGGAGTTCGCGGCCCACGACGGCCGGGTCATCAACGGCCAGGGGCTCAGTTACGCCACCTCCAACAGCGGGGCCGACCACATGTACTCCGAGATACTCACCGCGGAGTACTCGGGGGAACTGGACCCGGAGGGCCTCGACGGCAAGGCGTCGTTCCTCGTCGAGTCGGAGAACGCCGCGGCCTTCAAGGACAGCGCCGTCGTCTGCGCGTTCTCGAGCGGCTACGTCGGCGAGGAGCGGTTGGAGGAACTGTTCGACGCGGAGTACGGGACCTTGCTGGACGTGGGCGCGCGGGTCGTGGAACTGGAGCGGCACTTCAACAACCGGCGGGGGTTCGACCGGAGCGACGACGTCCTGCCGTACGACCTCCCGGGCTTCGAGGCGGCGCTGGAGGAGTACTACGAGGCCCGCGGCTGGAACGGGGACGGCAGGGTCCCCGAAGGGAGAGTCGAGAGCGGGGACTGA
- a CDS encoding ABC transporter substrate-binding protein yields the protein MDVREFPVLSDDDGRLVDRLAVGLGEDLGRVLAYLLLRAERERDADAHASRLAVRVGTELSRNAVTDALSRLQERDFVNTTTVRDETRGRPPRAWYVSCDRETAVERVYGGHADALLDRARAVFDVADEPGGDAGADADGGREVTVGLNWAPNGLHLPLFAAAGRGEYADRGVSVDFERNDGSSAAVEAVSSGAADVGVAGATSVLRARQQGRKVVPIAVPFQRAMAVLYAERDRFGTSFKSVQQLRGRRIGMPVESEVGLLARLFLSQSGVLSDVELVDVAGEERDALRSGRVDVVTGSFSDPRELREEGVRVDSLLVADRFPIYGSCLIAPEEALRRRREPLADFLAATTAGWAEAVRRPYEVHAVGGADSASERRTFELAADEFGSSDAVRRRGWGWQDPETWRRLETALAVADIDG from the coding sequence ATGGACGTTCGCGAGTTCCCGGTCCTCTCCGACGACGACGGTCGGCTCGTCGACCGCCTCGCGGTGGGACTCGGCGAAGACCTCGGACGCGTGTTGGCGTACCTCCTGCTTCGGGCCGAGCGTGAGCGCGACGCGGACGCGCACGCGTCGCGACTCGCCGTGCGGGTCGGCACCGAACTGAGTCGCAACGCGGTCACGGACGCCCTCTCTCGGCTCCAGGAGCGCGACTTCGTGAACACCACCACCGTCCGGGACGAGACGCGCGGCCGTCCGCCGCGCGCGTGGTACGTCTCCTGCGACCGCGAGACCGCCGTCGAGCGGGTGTACGGCGGCCACGCCGACGCGCTCCTCGACCGAGCGCGAGCCGTGTTCGACGTCGCCGACGAACCCGGCGGAGACGCAGGCGCAGACGCGGACGGCGGTCGCGAGGTGACGGTCGGCCTCAACTGGGCGCCCAACGGTCTCCACCTGCCGCTGTTCGCGGCCGCGGGCCGCGGCGAGTACGCCGACCGCGGGGTCTCGGTCGATTTCGAACGAAACGACGGCTCCTCGGCCGCCGTCGAGGCGGTCAGCTCCGGCGCGGCCGACGTCGGCGTGGCGGGGGCGACGTCGGTCCTCCGGGCCCGCCAGCAAGGGCGGAAGGTGGTGCCGATAGCGGTGCCGTTCCAGCGCGCGATGGCCGTCCTCTACGCCGAGCGCGACCGGTTCGGAACCTCGTTCAAGAGCGTCCAACAGCTACGCGGCCGCCGAATCGGGATGCCCGTCGAGTCCGAGGTCGGACTTCTCGCTCGGCTGTTCCTCTCGCAGTCGGGCGTGCTCTCGGACGTCGAACTCGTCGACGTCGCGGGCGAGGAGCGGGACGCGCTCCGCTCCGGGAGGGTCGACGTCGTGACGGGGTCATTCTCCGACCCGCGGGAACTCCGCGAGGAGGGCGTCCGCGTCGACTCGCTGCTGGTGGCCGACCGCTTTCCCATCTACGGATCGTGCCTGATAGCCCCCGAGGAGGCGCTCCGACGGCGGAGGGAGCCGCTCGCGGACTTCCTCGCCGCCACGACCGCGGGGTGGGCCGAGGCGGTCCGGCGTCCGTACGAGGTTCACGCCGTCGGCGGGGCCGACTCCGCGAGCGAGCGACGCACCTTCGAACTGGCCGCCGACGAGTTCGGGTCGAGCGACGCGGTCCGCAGACGCGGCTGGGGGTGGCAGGACCCCGAGACGTGGCGACGACTCGAAACCGCGCTCGCGGTGGCCGACATCGACGGGTGA
- a CDS encoding stage III sporulation protein AB, protein MTLDVETPDPPALRGPQHPGDYDAVDELEDETGDTHRRENLAEFLQNGAWEDAFEEWAEHTYLTDEEFRVVRELGLIDEFDFYWNPSDEDVGYRAPTVPDELPEPYDETLERGDVQGIDEALDALGRTVSEVMENDYIHRDASEFGYSWE, encoded by the coding sequence ATGACGCTCGACGTCGAGACGCCCGACCCGCCGGCGCTCCGCGGACCGCAACACCCGGGCGACTACGACGCCGTCGACGAACTGGAAGACGAGACGGGCGACACCCATCGGCGCGAGAACCTGGCCGAGTTCCTGCAGAACGGCGCCTGGGAGGACGCCTTCGAGGAGTGGGCCGAACACACCTACTTGACCGACGAGGAGTTTCGAGTCGTTCGCGAACTCGGGTTGATCGACGAGTTCGACTTCTACTGGAATCCCTCCGACGAGGACGTCGGCTACCGCGCGCCCACCGTCCCGGACGAACTTCCGGAGCCCTACGACGAGACGCTCGAACGAGGCGACGTGCAGGGAATCGACGAAGCGCTCGACGCGCTCGGACGGACCGTGAGCGAGGTGATGGAGAACGATTACATCCACCGCGACGCGTCGGAGTTCGGCTACTCCTGGGAGTGA